One Kosmotoga arenicorallina S304 genomic window carries:
- the cas10 gene encoding type III-B CRISPR-associated protein Cas10/Cmr2, which produces MDWKKKIRALFHDPIIKAYDIPNHENISLSFLGILREHYERGEADKISSSMDRIPLPFERTKENRIMVSFDELKNFVHPLSAKKLDIFSRLPSYEEALSKIKENLLNLKKKNDTDEKLFHALWWHLPDLVDMAAFMPADTRFPNHSIIDHLDSTSALVGCIEEKTLQASLVSITIGPVQSFIAAARKTKDLWAGSYLLSTLIYAGIEYIGKNYGFDNIVFPSMRNLSFTKKSLKDWGVELLEELNTLPSPDNIASLPNRFVAIIPQKSVEKVTDEVERTIKAKWMELAKQAIEYLNQNEAVSHCDADYQLRTFPEIYSTYQPLLSPQEEDIANLMSYYHESDIGEYEKLLKSLTELGAYKPNNGALYPYSFRLLRSKVDAIKNIRYFEKFIDHARNGKTLDGDNWSGDMKAIIEVKDMADEEKVDKLSALNAVKRGFSEKRGVQFPSVEQISKNNKDFFEKIYSLKTDDFSNNYFAILIMDGDRMGKWISGSKALKMGDILSNTIIKRDGENIPLSCLLSKKFESPEDKKIVSSLLERKAIQPSYHRTISRTLNIFASLVELSVKKHGGKLVYAGGDDVLAFLPATTVLSCANEIRKMYSGIENIKLNDESKEISYEFKDEMLYVNGKPYATMMGNSATMSAGIAVVNEKFPLRAALLIAKAAEKTAKDKFDRNSFVVSIVRRSGQITKTGSKWGSKDYDVVNKISEITRFFLEGSASMRTLRKLKFSEYSKGLKLNESEFIESYVPYIIEKSEVKKEKKNEIKDFFRNILNLNSHYYASDVDKPADLLLTQQFLWRGDKR; this is translated from the coding sequence ATGGATTGGAAAAAGAAAATAAGAGCTCTATTCCATGATCCCATTATAAAAGCATATGATATTCCTAATCACGAAAACATATCATTGAGTTTCCTGGGTATTCTTAGAGAACATTATGAACGTGGCGAAGCAGATAAGATTTCAAGCTCTATGGATAGGATACCTTTACCCTTTGAAAGAACAAAGGAAAATAGAATAATGGTTTCTTTTGATGAACTCAAGAATTTTGTTCATCCACTATCTGCAAAAAAGTTAGATATTTTTTCAAGACTCCCTTCTTATGAAGAAGCTTTGTCAAAAATAAAAGAGAATCTCTTAAATTTGAAAAAGAAAAATGACACTGACGAAAAGCTTTTTCACGCTCTTTGGTGGCATTTGCCCGATTTGGTTGACATGGCAGCCTTCATGCCTGCAGATACAAGATTTCCTAATCATTCAATAATAGATCATCTCGACTCTACTTCTGCTTTAGTTGGCTGTATTGAAGAAAAAACACTTCAAGCTTCACTTGTTAGCATTACAATAGGCCCTGTCCAAAGTTTTATCGCTGCTGCGAGAAAAACAAAAGACCTCTGGGCGGGAAGTTATTTGCTTTCAACCTTAATATATGCAGGAATAGAGTACATAGGTAAAAATTATGGTTTCGACAATATAGTTTTTCCGTCAATGAGAAACCTGTCATTTACAAAAAAGTCCCTTAAAGATTGGGGGGTGGAATTGCTCGAAGAATTGAACACTTTACCTTCACCTGATAATATTGCTTCTCTTCCCAACCGCTTTGTAGCAATAATTCCACAAAAAAGCGTAGAGAAAGTTACAGATGAAGTCGAAAGAACTATTAAAGCAAAATGGATGGAATTAGCTAAACAAGCTATTGAATACCTTAATCAAAATGAAGCTGTTTCCCATTGCGATGCAGATTATCAATTAAGAACTTTCCCTGAAATCTATAGTACTTATCAGCCGCTTCTTTCACCCCAAGAGGAAGATATTGCAAATTTAATGAGCTACTATCACGAAAGTGATATAGGAGAATATGAAAAGCTGCTAAAAAGCCTAACCGAGTTGGGAGCATATAAGCCAAACAATGGAGCTCTATACCCGTATTCCTTTAGATTGCTAAGGAGTAAGGTAGATGCAATAAAAAATATAAGATATTTCGAGAAATTCATCGACCATGCTCGAAACGGCAAAACATTAGATGGAGACAATTGGAGCGGCGACATGAAAGCAATAATTGAAGTAAAAGATATGGCTGATGAAGAAAAGGTAGACAAGCTCAGTGCGTTAAATGCAGTAAAAAGAGGATTCTCAGAAAAGAGAGGGGTTCAGTTCCCTTCGGTGGAGCAAATAAGCAAGAACAACAAAGATTTTTTTGAAAAAATATATTCACTTAAAACTGACGATTTTTCAAATAATTACTTTGCAATATTGATTATGGATGGCGACAGAATGGGAAAGTGGATTAGCGGCTCTAAAGCTTTAAAAATGGGAGACATACTAAGCAATACAATCATCAAAAGAGATGGTGAAAATATACCCTTATCTTGTTTATTATCAAAAAAGTTTGAGTCTCCTGAAGACAAAAAAATAGTATCTTCCCTCCTTGAAAGAAAAGCTATACAGCCTTCTTACCATCGCACAATTTCCAGAACATTGAACATTTTTGCTTCTTTGGTAGAACTTTCTGTCAAAAAGCATGGGGGTAAACTTGTTTACGCAGGTGGGGACGATGTATTAGCTTTCTTACCCGCAACAACTGTTCTTTCCTGCGCAAATGAAATAAGAAAGATGTATTCAGGAATTGAAAATATCAAGCTAAATGATGAAAGTAAAGAAATATCGTATGAATTTAAAGACGAAATGCTTTATGTAAATGGTAAACCATACGCAACAATGATGGGCAATTCCGCAACAATGAGCGCGGGTATTGCGGTAGTAAATGAAAAATTCCCGCTCAGAGCAGCTCTTCTTATAGCAAAAGCAGCGGAGAAAACAGCCAAAGATAAATTTGACAGAAACAGTTTCGTAGTGAGTATTGTAAGGAGATCGGGCCAAATTACAAAAACAGGAAGCAAATGGGGAAGCAAAGATTATGATGTAGTAAATAAAATTTCTGAAATTACCAGGTTTTTCCTTGAAGGATCAGCAAGTATGCGAACACTCAGAAAGCTCAAATTTAGTGAATATTCCAAGGGGCTTAAGTTGAATGAAAGTGAGTTTATTGAAAGCTACGTTCCTTATATCATTGAAAAGTCTGAAGTAAAGAAGGAGAAAAAGAATGAAATAAAAGATTTTTTTAGAAATATACTCAATTTAAATTCTCACTATTATGCTTCTGACGTTGACAAACCAGCAGATCTTCTTCTAACTCAGCAGTTTCTCTGGAGAGGTGATAAAAGGTGA
- the cmr4 gene encoding type III-B CRISPR module RAMP protein Cmr4 — translation MDREVFFLYAESQIHAGKGTDVGVVDSPIQRERTTNFPVIQGVKGSLRNSGFFGKDEEIQIFGSEPKSDETHPGGFAFSEAKILLFPVRNPEKVFVWVICPMVLKRFLRSMGKDIEIPEVSDDEKVITAESFTGDNIWLEELEFKVQKNSKLAQIVEILSDCGPDEYTRKKIKESKDIFIVSDSIFQKIVETMTEIVPRIKIDNTKGTVAELWYEEYLPQDTVMYFIVRKLNSSNSKNLVEKINGKLISIGGKETVGKGLAWIKKVES, via the coding sequence ATGGATAGAGAAGTATTTTTCCTTTATGCTGAGTCACAAATTCACGCCGGAAAAGGGACAGATGTGGGTGTGGTTGATTCGCCCATTCAACGCGAAAGAACAACGAACTTTCCAGTAATTCAAGGTGTTAAGGGCTCACTAAGAAATTCGGGGTTCTTTGGAAAAGACGAAGAAATTCAAATATTTGGGAGTGAACCAAAAAGTGATGAAACACATCCTGGTGGATTTGCATTTTCAGAAGCAAAAATTCTTCTTTTTCCTGTAAGAAATCCCGAGAAAGTCTTTGTATGGGTTATCTGCCCTATGGTATTAAAGAGGTTTCTAAGATCCATGGGGAAAGATATTGAAATTCCAGAAGTATCAGACGATGAAAAAGTAATTACCGCTGAGAGCTTCACCGGAGATAACATATGGTTAGAAGAATTAGAGTTTAAAGTGCAAAAAAACAGCAAATTAGCGCAGATAGTAGAAATACTTTCCGACTGTGGACCTGATGAATATACGCGAAAGAAAATCAAAGAAAGCAAGGATATATTTATCGTATCCGATAGTATTTTTCAAAAAATAGTTGAAACTATGACCGAAATAGTCCCCAGAATAAAAATTGATAATACTAAAGGAACAGTTGCCGAATTATGGTATGAAGAATACTTACCTCAAGACACTGTTATGTATTTCATTGTTAGAAAACTGAATTCATCGAATAGCAAAAACTTAGTCGAAAAAATTAATGGAAAATTGATTTCGATTGGCGGAAAAGAGACAGTGGGCAAAGGCCTTGCATGGATAAAGAAGGTGGAATCATGA
- the cmr3 gene encoding type III-B CRISPR module-associated protein Cmr3: MKYNVVYFEPEEWVAFRENTGFEIGTSARLSQPKVETFLGAVRTAFLRKSGTDPENIPEEIASKIGNSFSSGLFKMVGPFIYSEDRHYLPAPANLYELTDEEESESKSNKKKEYKLMVPNKELSHNYDGFDLNLPWIPYSKKVAKQPEGELIEIKSLEALQKGKLDELNLARFADHIAAIETHDELNLARFADHIAAIETHVGIALEKNAKKTEEGMLYSINTYRFKENSGFYFFIDNKTKEIIKEIDEVFLGMKQRVAKLRFGEIETNLFEFKSNNKSAVCLITPAIFNNGFMPSDGMMKSTKITSAIVKRKIPISGWDLAKNEPKPIYHAVPPGSVYFLDGSIDNDLFTNSISDMLDDFGYGRYFTINWDFFRRGING, from the coding sequence GTGAAATACAACGTAGTATATTTTGAACCCGAAGAATGGGTCGCTTTTAGAGAAAATACAGGTTTTGAAATTGGAACTTCCGCAAGGCTTTCTCAACCTAAAGTCGAGACTTTTTTGGGGGCTGTTCGAACGGCATTTTTGAGAAAAAGCGGGACAGACCCTGAAAACATACCAGAAGAAATTGCTTCAAAAATTGGTAATAGCTTTTCATCTGGACTCTTCAAGATGGTCGGTCCTTTCATTTATTCAGAGGATCGCCATTATTTGCCTGCTCCTGCAAATTTATATGAACTAACCGACGAAGAAGAAAGCGAATCAAAATCCAATAAAAAAAAGGAATACAAGCTTATGGTACCTAATAAGGAGCTATCACACAACTATGATGGTTTTGACCTAAATTTGCCCTGGATTCCGTATTCAAAAAAGGTTGCGAAACAACCAGAAGGTGAACTCATTGAAATAAAATCATTAGAAGCCTTACAAAAAGGCAAATTGGATGAGCTGAATTTGGCGAGATTTGCTGACCATATAGCCGCTATTGAAACACATGATGAGCTGAATTTGGCGAGATTTGCTGACCATATAGCCGCTATTGAAACACATGTGGGAATTGCCCTGGAAAAGAATGCCAAAAAAACAGAAGAAGGTATGCTTTATTCGATAAACACCTATCGATTCAAAGAAAACAGCGGGTTTTACTTCTTTATCGATAACAAAACCAAAGAAATTATAAAAGAAATTGATGAGGTTTTTTTGGGAATGAAGCAAAGAGTTGCAAAATTACGTTTTGGAGAAATTGAAACAAACTTGTTTGAATTCAAATCAAACAACAAATCCGCAGTATGTCTCATAACTCCAGCTATTTTCAATAATGGATTTATGCCTTCAGACGGTATGATGAAAAGCACTAAAATTACTTCAGCAATTGTAAAAAGAAAAATTCCAATAAGTGGTTGGGATCTTGCAAAAAATGAACCAAAGCCGATTTACCACGCTGTTCCTCCAGGTTCTGTATATTTTTTAGATGGATCGATAGATAACGATCTTTTCACCAACAGCATTTCAGACATGTTAGATGATTTTGGCTATGGAAGATATTTTACAATAAACTGGGATTTTTTTAGGAGGGGTATAAATGGATAG
- the cmr5 gene encoding type III-B CRISPR module-associated protein Cmr5, giving the protein MTLSEWAKIQVSSVVKNVQENYCQEIKGLGSMLTQNGIYGTLAFYKVKKANKPAAETIISQFKRLALDYLKIENLEDFPELSNSQYLKLQALAVEATSWLRRYADILLR; this is encoded by the coding sequence ATGACATTGAGCGAATGGGCAAAGATTCAAGTTTCAAGCGTAGTGAAAAATGTGCAAGAAAACTATTGTCAAGAAATTAAAGGGCTCGGAAGTATGCTCACACAAAACGGCATCTATGGTACATTGGCATTTTATAAAGTGAAGAAAGCAAACAAACCTGCAGCTGAAACTATAATTTCTCAGTTTAAAAGGCTTGCCTTAGACTATCTTAAAATTGAAAACTTGGAGGATTTCCCTGAGCTTTCAAATTCGCAGTATCTTAAGCTCCAAGCTTTAGCTGTTGAAGCTACTTCATGGCTCAGAAGATACGCCGATATATTACTGAGGTGA
- the cmr1 gene encoding type III-B CRISPR module RAMP protein Cmr1 — MHKVVLSCETVTPLLSRSIVQRNGRYDFELRPQSIKGMMHFWFRALAPTVIDPHQYQGKKQKFLGIKKLEELIFGSTEHRSSFSISVAWDSNRIKNVSELLEGKEKYVFRNALFGTYPMGNTGAYYSYLDPQSSLEVTFRFRRTCSESLREFVISLFVLLVYYGGLGAKTHHGFGSIKINRMSGINIDKTFPKMPDTAAKRLIDFINETDSRNESFALKDQITMFSDLNADEFPNLVHASEMIRFQNMNSWKEIIRAIVAMRSRDGKPATPWARLKLEALRGYNTPNDIMDDFREVLFRRKSLRNTLVIKPSIMGLPINYQRIGEHKGKVGKDRVSVTNIVYGEPGRKASPIYISIQVDKNNKYFARLLLMASMISESRKNGSPILKVEINNRSYEALGNEDFENLWHRIGRN; from the coding sequence GTGCATAAAGTAGTTTTAAGTTGTGAAACAGTAACTCCGCTTCTATCAAGAAGTATAGTCCAACGAAATGGGCGATACGATTTTGAATTAAGACCTCAAAGTATCAAAGGAATGATGCACTTTTGGTTTAGAGCTTTGGCACCAACAGTTATTGATCCACACCAATACCAAGGAAAAAAACAAAAATTTCTGGGGATTAAGAAACTTGAAGAACTTATTTTTGGATCTACTGAACATCGGTCGTCCTTTTCTATTTCCGTAGCCTGGGATTCCAACAGAATAAAAAACGTCAGTGAACTACTCGAAGGAAAAGAGAAATATGTTTTCAGAAATGCGCTTTTTGGAACTTATCCAATGGGTAATACAGGAGCATACTATAGCTATTTAGATCCCCAAAGTTCCTTGGAAGTAACTTTTAGATTCAGAAGAACATGTTCAGAATCCTTACGAGAATTTGTGATTTCTCTTTTCGTCTTACTTGTTTACTACGGCGGTTTAGGGGCGAAAACACATCATGGATTTGGTTCAATCAAAATCAATAGGATGTCAGGAATAAATATAGACAAAACATTTCCAAAAATGCCCGATACAGCCGCTAAAAGACTTATTGATTTCATTAATGAAACAGATTCAAGAAATGAATCTTTCGCCCTAAAAGATCAAATCACAATGTTTTCTGATTTAAATGCAGATGAATTTCCAAATTTAGTTCATGCAAGCGAAATGATACGCTTTCAAAATATGAATAGCTGGAAAGAAATAATCCGAGCCATTGTTGCCATGAGAAGCCGGGATGGAAAACCAGCAACTCCTTGGGCAAGATTAAAGTTAGAAGCTTTAAGGGGCTACAATACGCCAAACGACATTATGGATGATTTCAGAGAGGTTTTATTTCGCAGAAAAAGTCTGCGAAATACTTTGGTCATTAAACCTTCGATTATGGGCTTACCAATTAACTACCAAAGGATAGGAGAACATAAAGGCAAAGTAGGAAAAGACAGAGTTTCCGTTACCAATATCGTTTATGGAGAACCTGGCAGAAAAGCTTCACCTATATACATTTCTATACAGGTCGACAAAAATAACAAGTATTTTGCAAGACTACTGCTTATGGCAAGTATGATATCGGAAAGCCGAAAGAATGGTTCCCCGATATTAAAAGTAGAGATTAACAATAGATCATATGAAGCTCTTGGTAACGAAGATTTTGAAAATCTTTGGCATAGAATTGGGAGGAATTAA